One stretch of Miscanthus floridulus cultivar M001 chromosome 18, ASM1932011v1, whole genome shotgun sequence DNA includes these proteins:
- the LOC136524590 gene encoding disease resistance protein RPM1-like, giving the protein PVIVRNTDNDLLQISLNCFSATKIPGNICLLMNLQALQIVSASKDLVSQLSNLTLLRSLGIMKMRQSYIAELWSSLMKMPNLSRLLISAIDMDEILDLKMLKPLPNLKFLWLAGKLDAGVLPSMFSNFEKLAWLKMNWSGLKKDPIISFSHTLNLVHLRLYGTYGGEQLAFRAGWFPKLISLELGDMEHLDWIEIEDGTMIGLHHLELVGLGNVKAVPAGIQYLRGHHQIFLTDMSNGFIQRVLQGSDNYIVQHIPNIHIFYSSDSQAAK; this is encoded by the exons CCGGTgattgttcgaaacaccgacaatgatCTTCTACAAATATCATTGAATTGCTTTAGTGCTACAAAAATTCCTGGTAACATTTGCCTTCTAATGAATCTGCAAGCTTTACAGATTGTTTCAGCCAGTAAAGATTTAGTTTCACAACTGAGTAACTTGACGCTGTTGAGAAGTTTGGGTATAATGAAAATGCGTCAAAGCTACATTGCAGAGTTATGGAGCTCCCTGATGAAGATGCCTAACTTGAGCAGGTTGCTTATTTCCGCAATTGATATGGATGAGATTCTTGACTTGAAAATGCTCAAGCCCTTACCCAATCTGAAGTTTCTCTGGCTCGCTGGAAAGTTGGATGCAGGTGTTCTTCCATCAATGTTTTCCAATTTTGAGAAATTAGCATGGTTAAAGATGAACTGGTCTGGTCTTAAGAAGGATCCTATTATCTCCTTCTCTCACACGTTAAACCTAGTTCATTTGAGGCTGTATGGGACATATGGTGGGGAACAGCTGGCCTTTCGTGCAGGGTGGTTCCCTAAGCTTATTTCTCTGGAATTAGGTGACATGGAACATCTGGATTGGattgag ATAGAGGACGGGACAATGATAGGTCTACATCATCTGGAGCTTGTTGGGCTAGGGAATGTAAAGGCAGTACCTGCGGGCATCCAGTACCTTAGGGGACACCACCAAATATTTCTGACAGATATGTCAAACGGATTCATACAAAGGGT ACTGCAAGGAAGTGACAATTACATTGTCCAACATATACCTAACATCCATATTTTTTACTCCTCTGATTCTCAAGCAG CAAAGTAA